The following is a genomic window from Janibacter sp. DB-40.
CATGCCGATGAGCAGGAGGCCGAGGACGACGACGATGCGGTCCATGGCGACGCCGGCGCGCTTGCTGATGAAGATCGCGATGGCGATGAGCGCCGAGATGGCGCCACCGATCTTCGCGTCGGCGCCGAGCATCGCGTTGGCGCCCAGGCCCGTGCCGCCGATGTTGCCGATGTTGAAGACGAGGCCGCCGAAGACGACGAGGCCCGCGAGCACGTAGCCGAAGCCGGGGACGACCCTGTTGGCCAGGTCCTGCGCGCGCATGCCGGAGACCCCGATCACGCGCCAGACGTTGAGCTGCACGGCGATGTCGACGAGGACCGAGATGACGATCGCGAAGGCGAAGGCCGCGCCCAGCTGGGCGGTGAAGACCGTGGTCTGGGTGATGAATCCCGGCCCGACGGCGCTGGTGGCCATGAGGAACATGGCGCCGAGCAGTGCGCCCTTCCTGACCTTCGCTCGCCTCGCGTCGTCGGCGGCGGTCGGTGTCGGCTCGTGCGTGGGATCTGCCATAGGTCCCTCTCCTGATCGGGGCGCCGCGGGATGTCGGTGTGCCTCGTGGGCCGTGCTTCGGGTGGCGCCGATCACACGAACGTAGCGCTTTGTTCAACAATCCTGCAATAGCGCACGGCATATTAGGCTGGTTTCGATCCACGAAGGGGGAGCTGATGACCACCACCGACGGCTGGCTGGAGAGCCTGACCGCGGAGCGCGATCTCGTGGGTCGCGAGAGCACCGCGACCCGGGTGGCCGATGCGTTGCGCCACCGGATCATGGAGGGCGAGCTGGTGCCGGGGACCCGGCTGTCCGAGGAGGGGATCTGCGCGGCCCTGGGGGTCTCGCGCAACACCCTGCGGGAGGCCTTCCGCATGCTCGGCCACGAGCGCCTGCTCGAGCACGTCTTCAACCGCGGGGTCTTCGTCCGCTCACCCACGCCCGCGGACGTGCGCGAGCTCTACCGCTTCCGCCGCATCCTCGAGTCCGCGGCGGTGCGCCTGGCGGCTCGGGACCCGGTGGATCTCGGGCCGCTGCGTGCGGCCGTGGACGAAGGGGTGAGCTCGGCCCGCGAGGCCGACTGGTCGGGGGTGGGCACGGCCAACATCCACTTCCACCAGCGGCTGGGGCAGCTGACCGACAGCGCTCGCATGGACGAGACGATGACGCACCTGCTGGCCGAGCTGCGCCTGGTCTTCCACGCCATGGCCGACCCGCACGCCTTCCACCAGCCGTACCTGCCGCGGAACCAGCACCTGCTCTCCCTGCTCGAGGAGGGGCGCTTCGCCGAGGCCGAGGAGTCTCTCCTGGAGTACCTGGACGCCGCCGAGCGCCAGCTGCTCGACGCGATGGGTGGCTGACGCCCCCTTCGCCCGAGTCGATGTATTCGCGCGCGCTCGGAGGCGCGTGGATACATCGACTCGGCTGCCCCCTTCGCTCGTTCGATGTACTCGCGCGCGCTCGGAGGCGCGCCAATACATCCTCCGGGAGCGAAGGGGGCGTGGCAGGCTGAGGGTATGTCTCCCCAGCTGCGCATCGCCCAGGACGAGGCCGCCGACGAGGTGCTGTCGTCCGACCCCTTCGCCCTGGTCGTCGGGATGCTCCTCGACCAGCAGTTCCCCATGGAGCGGGCCTTCCAGGGGCCTGCCAAGGTCAAGGAACGCTTCGGCACGCTCGACCCCGCGGAGATCGCCGCGGCCGAGCCCGAGGCCTTCGCGGACCTGTGCGCCACTCCGCCGGCCGTGCACCGCTACGGGCGCTCGATGGCCGGGCGCATCCAGGCGCTCGCCACGGTCGTGCGCGACGAGTACGACGGGGACACCGCCGCCATCTGGACCACGGCCGCGGACACGAAGGAGCTGCTGACCCGGCTCAAGGCGCTCCCGGGCTTCGGCGACCAGAAGGCGCGCATCTTCGCCGCCCTGCTCGGCAAGCAGCTCGGCGTGCGTCCCGACGGCTGGCGCGAGGCGATCGGCCCCTACGCCGAGGACGGCTCACGCCGCTCGGTCGCCGACGTCACCGACGAGGGCTCGCTGCAGGAGGTCCGGGACTTCAAGAAGGCCGCGAAGGCCCAGGCCAAGGCCGCGAAGAACGCAACTGCCTAGGCTCCTGCGCGGCGTGTCCCGCAACTGCTTAGGCTCCTGCAGGAACCCCGCAACTGCTTAGGCTCCTGCGCGGCGTGTCCCGCAACTGCTTAGGCTCCTGCGAATCCCGGCAGGTAGCGCTGCATCGAGCCACGGGCCGCGA
Proteins encoded in this region:
- a CDS encoding HhH-GPD-type base excision DNA repair protein, which gives rise to MSPQLRIAQDEAADEVLSSDPFALVVGMLLDQQFPMERAFQGPAKVKERFGTLDPAEIAAAEPEAFADLCATPPAVHRYGRSMAGRIQALATVVRDEYDGDTAAIWTTAADTKELLTRLKALPGFGDQKARIFAALLGKQLGVRPDGWREAIGPYAEDGSRRSVADVTDEGSLQEVRDFKKAAKAQAKAAKNATA
- a CDS encoding GntR family transcriptional regulator, encoding MTTTDGWLESLTAERDLVGRESTATRVADALRHRIMEGELVPGTRLSEEGICAALGVSRNTLREAFRMLGHERLLEHVFNRGVFVRSPTPADVRELYRFRRILESAAVRLAARDPVDLGPLRAAVDEGVSSAREADWSGVGTANIHFHQRLGQLTDSARMDETMTHLLAELRLVFHAMADPHAFHQPYLPRNQHLLSLLEEGRFAEAEESLLEYLDAAERQLLDAMGG